The following are encoded together in the Acidobacteriota bacterium genome:
- a CDS encoding transglutaminase family protein, translating to MRLTVHHRTSYRYSRPVGLEPHVIRLHPRTDASLRVVDYDLSIDPAPQIHSDNLDPEGNVITHAWFEGETEHLTIETRAIVDTLVTDPFRYLIAEPDRALPYAYAPDFAKRLEQYRLPPDAAPFSVRELALEAAHESKRNQAMYARVLAMMIQQRLGFIGRDDGAAQPAEVTLEKGEGACRDLAVLFVDCCRSMGLAARFVSGYCYTGDKERPADLHAWGEVFLRGGGWRGYDPSQGLAVADRHIALAAAAEPAAAAPVTGTYRGDDVTHELETEVDITAGA from the coding sequence GTGAGACTAACCGTTCACCACCGTACCTCGTACCGCTACAGTCGGCCCGTCGGCCTCGAACCGCACGTCATTCGGCTGCATCCGCGAACCGACGCGTCGCTCCGGGTGGTCGACTACGATCTGTCGATCGACCCTGCGCCGCAGATTCACTCCGACAACCTCGATCCGGAGGGCAACGTCATCACCCACGCGTGGTTCGAGGGCGAGACCGAACACCTGACGATCGAAACGCGCGCGATAGTCGACACCCTCGTCACCGACCCGTTTCGCTACCTGATCGCCGAGCCGGACCGCGCCCTGCCGTACGCCTACGCGCCCGACTTCGCCAAACGGCTCGAACAGTACCGGCTTCCGCCCGACGCCGCGCCGTTTTCCGTGCGCGAGCTGGCGCTGGAGGCGGCACACGAATCGAAGCGGAACCAGGCGATGTACGCCCGGGTGCTCGCCATGATGATCCAGCAGCGGCTGGGCTTCATCGGCCGGGACGACGGCGCGGCGCAACCGGCGGAAGTGACGTTGGAGAAGGGCGAGGGAGCGTGCCGCGACCTGGCCGTGCTCTTTGTCGACTGCTGCCGCTCGATGGGACTTGCCGCGCGGTTCGTCAGCGGCTACTGCTACACGGGAGACAAGGAACGTCCCGCCGACCTCCACGCCTGGGGTGAGGTCTTCCTCAGGGGGGGCGGCTGGCGCGGCTATGACCCCAGCCAGGGCCTCGCCGTCGCCGACCGGCATATCGCGCTCGCCGCGGCCGCCGAACCGGCTGCCGCCGCGCCGGTGACCGGTACCTATCGGGGCGACGACGTCACCCACGAGCTCGAGACCGAAGTCGACATCACGGCCGGGGCATAG
- a CDS encoding peptidase, protein MTYCVGMNIDEGLVGLADTVITSGREVTSLRKVTVYSPPTGTFFVMTSGLRSLRDKTLTYFDERLTERSEHGKPFERLYEVVNLLATQVREVAREDRKPITEAGMQFNIHALIGGQMAKDRKHKLYLLYPEGNWIDTGRLTPYHVIGSTGYGKPIIDRALTVADSLRHAFKVALLSFDETRVSAADVDFPIDVVLYRRGSFHIVERRFQKSHLEELSRWWDERLRHAVEETPGEWFDQAFNAMDDTPEPPGVAAPQEPVP, encoded by the coding sequence ATGACGTACTGCGTCGGCATGAACATTGATGAGGGACTCGTCGGGCTGGCCGACACCGTCATCACATCCGGCCGGGAGGTGACCTCGCTCCGGAAGGTGACGGTCTATTCACCGCCGACCGGCACGTTCTTCGTCATGACGTCGGGGCTCCGGTCGTTGCGCGACAAGACGCTCACCTATTTCGACGAGCGCCTGACCGAGCGGTCGGAACACGGGAAGCCCTTCGAGCGGCTCTACGAGGTGGTCAATCTGCTGGCCACCCAGGTGCGTGAAGTAGCCCGTGAGGATCGCAAGCCGATCACGGAGGCGGGGATGCAATTCAACATCCACGCGCTGATCGGCGGGCAGATGGCGAAGGATCGGAAGCACAAGCTCTACCTGCTCTACCCGGAAGGAAACTGGATCGACACCGGGCGGCTGACGCCGTACCACGTCATCGGGTCGACCGGTTACGGCAAGCCGATCATCGACCGCGCATTGACGGTGGCCGACTCCCTGCGACATGCCTTCAAGGTAGCCCTGCTATCGTTCGATGAGACGAGGGTGAGCGCGGCTGACGTGGACTTTCCGATCGATGTCGTTCTGTACCGGCGCGGATCGTTCCACATCGTCGAGCGCCGGTTCCAGAAAAGCCACCTCGAAGAACTCTCGCGCTGGTGGGACGAACGTCTCCGCCACGCGGTGGAAGAGACGCCTGGCGAGTGGTTCGATCAGGCGTTCAACGCAATGGACGACACTCCGGAACCGCCCGGAGTCGCCGCGCCGCAGGAACCCGTCCCGTGA
- a CDS encoding alpha-E domain-containing protein, with the protein MLSRVAESVYWMSRYISRAENVARVAGVNNQLQLQMPGLAEEQWDPMVQVTGDHAAFRAAYDGPTRSNVIEFLTFDANNPNSIVSCLTNARENARSVREIISSEMWEAINTFYLFLREPGARSRALADAHAFFEHVQRSSYRIEGAKNETMEHGEAWHFSRMGQFTERGDQTTRILDTKYYLLLPSPKDVGKPVDDLQWSALLRSASAFEAYRRTHGPVAAPAVASFLLLNREFPRSVHHCAIEAQTSLHSVTGTPLRRYANSAERALGRLVADLDYTDIADVIRTGLHEFLDSIQNRLNGVGVEITRTFFAPPRRTDAPG; encoded by the coding sequence ATGCTGAGCCGCGTCGCCGAGTCGGTCTACTGGATGAGCCGCTACATCTCGCGGGCCGAGAACGTGGCGCGCGTCGCCGGCGTCAACAACCAGTTGCAGCTTCAGATGCCCGGCCTGGCCGAGGAGCAGTGGGATCCGATGGTGCAGGTGACCGGCGACCACGCCGCGTTCCGGGCGGCGTACGACGGGCCGACGCGCTCCAACGTCATCGAGTTCCTCACCTTCGACGCGAACAACCCAAATTCGATCGTCTCGTGCCTGACGAACGCTCGCGAGAATGCGCGCTCGGTGCGCGAGATCATCTCGTCCGAGATGTGGGAGGCAATCAACACGTTCTACCTGTTCCTGCGGGAGCCCGGGGCGCGCTCGCGAGCCCTGGCGGACGCCCATGCCTTTTTCGAGCACGTCCAGCGATCGAGCTACCGGATCGAAGGGGCGAAGAACGAAACGATGGAGCACGGCGAGGCGTGGCACTTCAGCCGAATGGGTCAGTTCACGGAGCGGGGCGATCAGACGACGCGCATCCTCGACACGAAGTACTACCTGCTCCTGCCGTCGCCAAAAGACGTGGGAAAGCCGGTTGACGATCTGCAGTGGAGCGCCCTGCTCCGTTCAGCCAGCGCGTTCGAGGCCTACCGTCGGACGCACGGCCCCGTTGCGGCTCCCGCCGTGGCCAGCTTCCTGCTGCTCAACCGGGAGTTCCCCCGCTCGGTGCACCACTGCGCGATCGAGGCGCAGACGTCGCTGCACTCCGTGACCGGCACACCCCTCCGCCGCTATGCCAACAGCGCGGAACGGGCGCTCGGCCGGCTGGTCGCGGACCTCGACTATACTGACATCGCTGACGTGATTCGGACCGGCCTGCACGAGTTTCTCGACAGCATCCAGAACCGGCTCAACGGGGTCGGAGTCGAAATCACGCGCACCTTCTTTGCGCCACCGCGGCGCACGGATGCCCCAGGATGA